In Acomys russatus unplaced genomic scaffold, mAcoRus1.1, whole genome shotgun sequence, the genomic window TTTGAGGGTATCACACAAAAGGAAGTCTATTCTATAGAAAAACCAAGACGAATACACTTTCCAACAGAGCCAGTGGGCCTCATGGCTGGTCCTTGACCTCTTGCCATCCTCCTTAACTAAGCAACCGTCAACGGGCCTGGGATCAAAGCACCAAGAAGCCACAACCTTACCTTTGCTCACACTGGAGTTTTAGAACATCCTCCACCTTCTGCTCCATGGCTTGGAAAGACGCGGTGAGGATGGCTCTGAATCCTCCTCTGTTTCCATGATGAAAGTTCTGAATGGGCCCTGTATTGAAATGCAATCTCGTAAGCATTCCCATAAAGCTACCtcggtggtgctggagagacgcTTGTCATCAATACATGGAAATGCTATGTCAAAGGAAAGactgtctgcctcctctccttcagCCAGCGATTCCAGTGGCTTATGACCTTAATGTGAAATGGGACAGTTGCATTTCCGTGTCTGTGTAATCCATAGAAAACAGCATGGAGGGGACTTAGCAAAAAGTGTATCAAGTCACCGTGTAGCTTCGTTAACCGAGACCCCTTCTACAAAGTGTAACCTTAACCAACATACTAGGCACACTTCAGCTCAAGGACACGTTCATAGGGACTCCTGGGACACTTTACACAAAAGTACAAAAGCAGTCCATTAACAGAAATCTCCAAAGGCTCACAGATGAGTAATTAATGGCAGCACCGTTATTATTGTAGCCATCGTGGCTTGTAGACAGATCGGATGAGGTAGAGATCCTGGATCATTTAAAGGGGGAGAAACCCCACACTGATCTGTGGGAAGGTGTGCAGtgactggggatggaacctggagtCTTGAGCACAGTAGGCAGGAGctctcccacccagccccacccctaacCAGAGTCCTGAAGAGTGTCTACATGGAACTTTCCCTCAGAAAATTCTGGAGCTCTCCCAGCCCATCCTCAGTTTGCAATTCCTTTAACGGTTCACGTGACTAACGTCTGAACGCCATTTAAAGCCGGACTCAGTCTGATCATACAGTGGTCGCAGGCTACCAGTGCTGACTTCAGCTTTCCACTCTGTGTGCTATTCGTTGCACATGAAACAGTGGGCAGCCACTTAAGAGGTCTTGGCACTCACAAccccccgccccaacacacacacaaaagaactggTCTAGAGTACAAATCAGTGAAGCAAAAATGTGGTATTAAAAACAGATACGTCCCTCGGGTGAATAAACCCCAGAAAGACACATCAGCTCATCCGAGGTGTAAATATCTCACAGCGAGGCAGTAAGAGTCTTTACACCACAGGCGCCATGTTCTTCCAACCGAAAACGAACGTGAAGTAGAGAGCTGGCAATGTGATGAACACAACTTTGACATGCGTGTGTGAGAACAAGGCACCCAACACACGTCTCTTGTCTGCTAAGTAATAGCTTGCTCGCCTTTCACTTCTTTGTGTCAAACCGTTTCCTCAAATTCCTAGTGTCCCTCTCCTAGAACATACCTTCAAATTCTTCAAATAAATCCTGTATTTCCTTCCTGCcaaaaaaaatgatattaaatttttacttcaGTCTGTACAGAAGGCTACTATGTTGTGTGAGGGGAGGAAGTGGAGTGGGCCACGCGGCCTACACTCAGTTCACAGTTCAAGACACTGACTTTTCTAGATTTCTTTGCATGCAAGGGAAGGGCATGTGTGCACGCGTAACGCTGTTAGAGATAGAAGTGGGGTGTCCTCCTCTACCCGTCTCCACCTTACCCCTGTCAGACAAGGTCTCTGACAGGACTTGCCGCCTGCTGTGGGCGTGGGATTATCATTTTCTACCACACTGAACATCTGACCAGCTGACTGCAGGGTGAGTGTTTTGGAGCCTTTGAGCTCCACGGGCCCAGGACGTTCATGGCCTGCACACATCTCACTTACAGCTgcgtctctttctttctttcctcacgTCTCAGTTTATCCTGTTGGGCTGTCTGGCGGTGAGGAAGCAcctgcaaccctcctgcctctgtcaccccCCACGCCCTGGGCCTGAAGGTGTGCACTGGTCCTGCGGATATGAACTCAGGGTCTGGTTTCTGTACACCCAGCACTCTttcactgcgccatctctccagcctgactcttctaaatgtattttatgaatgggtttggtttatttttttattttttgtttctctttttctttttgaagtatcACCTGGCATGTTGCCCTTCTGTTCCCGAGGAAGGAAAGTCCTCCCTACTGGCATCAAGGACTTCTTCATTGCCTGTATTAAAGACAAACGGGAAGATATTGTGAGACAAAGTGTGCCGTTCTCATCATCCCCCACAGGAAACAGCTTCACCAAGGGGTTTCTAGAACCCATAGTCACCAACAACTACtgccactttttaaagaaaacatgcacataaacaatcaccacactcacatagacgtactcactcatacacacacacacacacacacacacacacacacacacacacacacacacacacactgccctgaCCCGGGGATCAGCTTGTGTAGGCACCTCTACACACCTTCCAgacagtccctgggacccatgtgctCCCAGAGAGGCATGTTGACTAGAAAGAGCCGCCTCCTGACCCTTGCAGGGTTCCTGTGGAGCGGGGATGTCAGGTAGGGGAACCTAAATCCACAAACAAGCTTGAGAAACCTTATCAGCATCTGGAAGCTCCTGCTTTTCCGACAATTGTCCATGTAACACATCCACTCAGTGTTCTACCCTCCGAGAGATTTTAGGATGTCCCCTGTGATGGACGCAGCCCTACAGGAGCCcatctgtttctgtcttgtttcATTACCTGGAGCTACTGCATCTGGCTTCTGGGTGTCATCTGATGGGAGATTTGGATTCTGCCTTGAGCCCATGCCGGCGCTGTCAGTGTCCATCCTGGCCAGGATCTTCTTGGGGTAGAAAGGATGCCTGGAACTTCAGATGCCGGGAGGGATTACAGAATAGCAATGGGAACAAGGACCAGGACCCCACAGGGTGTGGGCAGCAGTCTTGTCACTGTACAGGAGCAGTGAGAGGGCTAGAGGATGTCACCAGTGTCCTGGCCTGCCGTCCCATTTCCCtgtctgaacctggagctccccaCTCCACCTACCACCCAAGGTCAGTACCCTCTGCTGCTTTCCCAACCCTCGGATGGGGAAATCCTGGGCCATGCCCCCATAAAACGAGGCACGTAATGCCGAAGTCTCACTGGGGCTTACTCAGTCAGCCAGGCCACATCCCCCAGCCCATAAGCTGTCCCACTTACCCTTCCCAACCCCTGCAGCCCTCATGACCtgtccctggcctctggcctcgCCTTCTGGGGCCTAGTCCAGCCCCATTTGGAAGTGAAGGCCCTGGTGTCACCTCGCAGGTTTGCCTTGGGCATGCCTCTTTGTGATGCCGCTTCCCTAACTCGTGAGGTGAGCTAAGGCTCCTCTCTGATCCCTGTCCCAACTGGCCAGCAATAGAACTGAGTTCCCCAGTAGCCAATCAACCCCTGCCAGCCCCGTACCCCAGGCCAGGATACCCTCCTCCCCCAGGAGCCTCCTTCTTCTCAGCGGATGGTCAGCCATATATACCGatctaggccccacctcccagtgcGCCTCTCTGTCTGAaaggctggaaaggcagagactccCAGGGTGAAGTGGCCTGAACTGGCACCTGTGGGATTTGGATGTAGAAGCCTCTGTTTGGTGAAGGGGCCCATCCATGTCCCATCCCAGtcacacgggggagggggggtcccGAGGGGGGATTTCTGCTGAGGCAAGGCCCACGGCTGCACATAAGCAGGGCCCAGGTATCCGCTGAGGACTCCAGCCAGATGCAAGGAGCATAGGTGGAAGGCCATCCATTCCTCTTCTACACGCCACGCTCACACTCAGCTCTTCAATCCTGCAACCCTCTGGACCCCTTTTCCCCCACTGCCCAGGGTGGTCACTACCACCAGAAAAGGACATATGCACAAGGACGTACGGACacgcacacggacacacacacggacacacacgcacacccacacgccgaaaaaaaaaaaaaaaaccaaaacaaccaatcaaacaacaaaaacaaaaacaaaacaaccccagagGGTGGTACAGATGTGCAaagcccccactccctcccccaacccactgACAGCCCCACCCACTCTACTAGGGCCCTGCTGCCCTcatctcccccttttaaaaatactcttggCCCTGGTGCTTCGCCCATCTCGGAATCAAGCAAAGCTCGCGAAGTCACCTCAGGGGCTCTCCTGGACCCTCTCACTTGGTGATCCCACAGTCCTGCCACAAGGCCTTTAGTGTTTCCTGATGCCTCTCACCCACTTCTGGAGACGCACCCCAGGAAGTCCAGCAGAAGCACTCACCCACCTAGGCCCCTCTGCACCCCCAGAGAGCCGCCCTCCCCTCAGAGGCCAATCCAGCCTAGTTTAGGCCTGCATTCCAATACCACGCTCTCTGATTGGCTGAGTAAAGTTGGCGCATGCGCACTAGATACCAGCACCCTGTGCCTGCATCATGGGccccagcctgcctcctcctgaggTCACACTGGCTTTCCTGTCAGCTGATGGCCCATGGCTTCATTTCGCTGGGCCAGCCATAGGCACAGCCGGTTATGCCCAACTtcttatgtgtgtatctctgagtGGATGGAACAGGAAGAAGCACGAATGTGTGCCAGGGGCCCTGGGGCGTGGGCGGTGGGGTTGTCCCACGTGGAGTCCAACGGGTCACACGTGCGAGGCTGCTATAACATGCGCGCGCGCAAAGAGAGCTCGGCAGGGACTGGAGCAATAGGCACACCTGTAGCTCCCTCCAGCACACTTGGGCACAGCCTTTGCGCATTAAGGGAAGGGTCCACTGTTCTTTTCTCTCCACGTGATGCTCCTGGGGCGGGCTGGCCCCGTGGCTCTGTCTTGGAGGTCTCAGGCGTTCGGGCTGGCCTTTAACAGTACTCAGATGTTGGGGAAGACGGTGGACAACACGAGTCCCTGAAGCTACCACACTGTCAGGCTGGGACACCCCAGGCCACTTGTTCCTCCAACCTCTTCTCTGACTGACACTCCAGGGAACCTAGTCCAGTCTGCAGCTAAAGCCCTGCCTGCCCCAGCCCGGAGAGATAGATGCGATGGAACCTATCTCCAGAGTGGCAATGGCAGGTCTTGGGGAACTTCTTGTTTTCCACAGCTGCCGGGGCGTTCTAACATCCAGGAACAGGAACGggtggaccaagcattcaaatgccagAGAGTATGGGGCACATCACCCACAAACCAGCACACTGGTGAAGCTGTGGTGGAGACTCCCCATACTGGCCCCACGTTAAAAACAATGCAGTTGTCAGGGTTCAGGTACTTCCTGTGGACTGAGCTCACCCCCAAAGCAACCGTGGCCACTGAAGAGGTGGGGTAAAactgcctttaaacccagcaacCGCCCTCTGCCGCCACATGCATGCTTCTGTACTTGGACCTGCTGCTCGCTGGCCCCTGCTCTCCCATCTAATAGAAGGCTACTGAACGGGATGTCAAGGGCCAGTGCCGAAAAGCGACTATTGCATGATGgagttctcctcttccctggggggtcTCTTAGCCATCAGCCCAtgagggccaggggtgggggtggccatCAGCCCTTGAAGGCCGGCGGAGGGGGGGTGGCAGGTGGTGGAGGGAACAGAATGCAAGGCCCAGTGCTCTTGAGACCATGAGCCCGATGGAGAATGACCACTCCGACAACTGCTTCAGGaagctagttcaactttattcAGGGTTAAGAAAGGCTATTCAGTCCATGGGGAATTGattgaggggaggggtggggtgttaGCGCTTCCAGCATAGGTGTCCATGATTGGTTGAAATTAGGCACTTTAAGGATACTTATTTGCATTTGTCTGCATGCTCCTGTTTTATAATGGGGAACACCATACCTACTTATCCTACAAGCTAGgggacaggagagctggcagggagctgtgtcaagggccatacaCGAAATGTGGTCAGGGGCAGCTATGTgtaaagacactctccaggtgtggtgaggcagagagcaggaggccctgctgtgGAGAGGGAGGCCTACACCTAACACCAAGCTCAGAGTGCCTATCctgactgggaggactgcaatcTCAGACAGCAGGGTACTTCCAACAGAGTGAGGCATCTGTGGCCCACCAGAGACATACATTTTCCTCCCCCCAGCTGAAAACGGCTTGATGGCACAGTTTCCAGGAAACCCTGACACCAAAGCAGGAGCAAGCCTTTGAGCCAGACTGGTCATTTGCGCACGTGTATGGTTGGCCCTGGAGGCACAAGGGCAAGCATGtctgggccaccaggcctccatgcGTCCTGTGACAGCGTCAGCCATTTCTCTCCTTACAAACAGACTTAATggctctgtgtctgcttcctcctgTAGCCTCCTTTACACAGAGCACCTTTTGGTGCTTCTTCTTAGAAAAGTGTTCATGGCAGGTGAGCAGCCTGGGATGCCTGAGGTGTTTAAAGAATCCACCATGGCTAGTCGTGCATTCCCTCCCACTTGCTGCACTGGTTATCCATTCTTGTTTCACTTTCCCAATTAGGACCAGACTGGAAACGTGGACCTCTGCTAAGGAGGAGCAGTCACGTTGCTTCCTGTGTGAGGAATGAAGGAAGCCGTGGAGGCCATGTGGTCTTCTtgtctccccaccctcaccccatccgCACCCCACCCGGACCTGCTTTGGGGCCTTGggttgccttttttctttttttaacaaaaggaatCTGGTGGCCAACTTACTCTTGTAGTCCCTGAACACATAGGGGTGGGATGTTGGAAGGGAAGTggaggcctaaacaccccaaataaagtagagtttttaAGAAGAGCGTTAAGCCTGGTAGTGggagctcatgcctttaatcccaggactcaggaggcagaggcaggaggatcacggtgagttcaaggccagcctggtctgcaaagcgagtccaggacagccaaggctattacacagagagaccctgactcgaaaataaaataaaataaaataaaataaaacaaaataatataaaatgaaaataaataaataaaagagagcacTAAAGAACAGGTATAAACACGTGTGTTAACAACAGCTAATTTAAAGCGCCTTTGAGTAGGGTATGTCCTGATAAACTCCTTAAAGGAAAAGTCTGTCAAAATCAATGTGTATATGATTGCCggtgtttcttttctgaaattacTTTCAGAGCGTTCTCCTCATGGTGGGACCTAGCCTGTGAGAAGGCTACAATTTCATGGGTTACCTTTTAAGTGATTTCCCTGTCACTGTGACGAGATACCCAGACAGAGGCAACTCTCAGAAGGATTCATTTCTGCTCACCACTGTAGTCCACCATGTTGCAAAAGTGCTTCCTATGGGGAGTTTGAGGTAGCAGATGACACTGTGTTCTCGGCCCTATTATTCAGCTGTGGAGAGGAATGCAGGAGCCCTGGTTCAAGCGGCTGCGTGGGGGAGCCCCAAGAAACTTGTGTCCCTTGTGGGAAACGTGTTGAATCCAGGACGCTAAGTGAAAGGGGCAGACACGGGTACCCAAAAGAGGCTAGCCATTACCGAGTGATTCCATCTGCAGGGCCTGTCCAGCTCCAGCACCAGCCCCCTTGGTAGAAAGCAGATTAGTGGCTCCGGGGCACCGGAGACCTGCAAAGCTGTAGCTTGGTGTGGGACACTTGCCCGGGGCGCTGAGTTTGAGTCTCCACACGCAAACCCGGGGGAACGGCCTCAGGTCTGCAGAGGTGCCAGGGAtactggggagagggaaagggagtacATGCTTCACGGGTAGGGGCGGAGAAAGTACCATGGAAGCCGGAAATAGCAAAGGATTGGTTCTCCAGGGCAACACTGAGTTGCCGTCCCCCCTTCCCCGCACCACCCATTCCACCTCCCAcgcccccaccccgcaccccttcccccaccccctatgCCTGGCGGGCATCTTATTTCCTAGAAGGTTCCTCTGGCGACAGAGGTGTCAAGGGGACCTCGGTGCCCCCAGCGACGGCATGCCAGGAACCTGGCCACATCATCAGCGTGAGCGCCCGAGCTGGACCAGGCTGCGACCAATGAGGACCAATGAGGAAAGCTGAGATGGTGATGTCTGCTGCAGACAGTCAGCCCACAGGGTTGGCAAATCTTTCTCATGAGTATGAAGCATCTGGGGAGTGGAGGGTGGCTGAGAGTGCAAAGTGCTTCCTGTATGTGGGGGGGCTGATGAGTTCAGTGCGTTATAAGAGAGATATATGGACAGgcatgtttaatctcagcactcgggtgAAAAACACAGGAGGATCAAAAAGCTGcctggccagccattctagcaCAATCAGTGAGCAGCAGGTTCAGTcacagatcctgtctccaaaagttGAGGAGAAAACCTGAAGATGCCAAATTTTGACCTAAGATTATCTGCAacttgttcacacacatacacacacagagagattgagagagagagagagagagagagagagagagagacagacagacagacagacagagagacagagacagagagacagacagacagacaggacagagacagagacagagacagacagaaagacagacagacagacaggacagagacagagacagagacagacagaaagacagagagacagacacagacgctgacacagacacagaaattgCCATACATCGTGTTCTTTGAAAGCAGTCTATCTCCAGGGTCGCATTTCCCTTCTCTGGCTTCAAAGACGAGTCACAAAACACACATCCTCTCCTTCAGTGTGAGTAGTGAAGAGCGAGGTAGTGGAGAAAACTCTGGAACCCTGGCCCCATCTATAGCATCtatagaagacagagaggaggacaaggaagtaTGGGGGAGTCCGAGACAAGGCGTCATGAGGAACCTGGTGTGCCGTCTGGGTGCATAGGGTCCCTGCAGAGAGTGCAAGGCTGTGGGCCTAGCAAGCCAATACTCCATACAGggctgctgaggttccagggagGTGTGCCCTTGGGACTTCTGGGTACTCGGGCTCAGGGCAAAGAGGGCTAGGCCTGGCCTGAAGCTAACAGGAGTTGTAGACCCCATCTAGACATCTGCATTGTCAAGCATGAAAGTAAAGATTTATTtcggggggggggaagaaaatgCTCCCCACCCCAGTGCCAGTGAGGAGCTTTCACAGAGCCCATAGCAGGCCCTACAGGCTCAAGCATGTTCCTCTTTGGGGGGTGCTTCCTGTCTCCTATCTTGGGGAGTTTCAGGGGCTACGGCTGAAAGGAGGGAGGTCCCTTCTAAGAAGTGGGGCCAAGCGCAGGAGGGGAGCTGGCCAGCAGAACCTGGCTGCTGACCTCTTGCAGGCCGCCTTTAAGATGGTCTTGTCGAAGAGCTCTTTCTCGCGGTAGTGCACGGGCGGGCCACGCAggtacttctcttctgcctccttgtaGCTGAGCTCCTCCAGGGCAGCGATGGAGCAGATGATTGCTTCTGGAAGAAGAACCTCTATGGTAAAGCGCACTATGTCGCCTCTTGTCAGGGAGAGCAGGGCCTCATCTGCCTCCTTGGCTATTTCTTGCAAATGCCTGGCCACGAGATGCAACTGGTCGTCATCCTCCAGGTAGGTCTCAACGCAGAAGACGTCCCTCTTGGATGTGCGGAGGTCGTCCAGCCGCTTGGACTGTTTTCTGCCCTTCACGATGTCCAGCAGGTGCTGGTCGGCCCCCTTCCTCTTGACGATGAAGTCTACGATCTTCTTGTTGGCTCTGTCCCAGGCAGCCCTGGTGCGGTCAGGCAGGAGTTTCCTGCAGGGCCCCTTCCCAGCCAGGGTcgtctcctcctcccagtcttccaAATCGGCATAGCTCACCTTGGGGAAGTCAATGTGCAGGTCGCCCTCTTGGATGGCCCTCCTTAGCGGGGAGCTGGCTGGGGAGGTGTAGTAGTCCATAAAGGAGCCcagggaggagccacaggccaGGCCCTCTCTGTAGTGGTCGATCACTGAGAAGCACCAGCTGATGCCCGGGCCGTATACTCTGCTGGCTCTCCTCAAGAGCGATCTCTTCTCCCCACAGTCCAGAGGCTTCAGCTTGCAGAGAGGGACGCGGACACCCCTGCGCTCAAGCTGCATGCTGCCCTCGATCAACAGCACCCTCGCCATCTTGTCGTGTTGGCTGACGCTCTTGACCACCGCTGGCCAGAAAGGAAGGTCCTGACATTTGAACCAGACCAGCATTCCTCCTTCAATGGTATTCGGACCCCGGGCAGAAGAAGCCACCTTGGTGGCTTGTCTATCTTCTTGAATCACAGCCCCTGTTCTCTGGAACCTGGTGCTGGCCGCCTTTGAGTGCACCTGAGTTTCCAGTTCCGGGACCCTGCACAGGGGACACAGCACATGGATCTTCCTTTTTGTGCTGGCAAGGCGGAGCGACCTCCGCAGCCTCCGGTTAGGAGGCAAGCAGGCTGCTGATGCCCCCTTTGCATCGGGCTTCAGGGTCCCTGGGCTGGGATCCTTTTTGTCCTCTGGGAGGGCAgtcttcttcctctggcctccaatagCCTGGATCTCTAGGCCTGCACAGGGTGCTCTTGCTTGTGGCTTCAGGGCTTTGAGCAAGATGGAgatgtgcctcctcctcctcttcctcctcctcctccttggtggCCCAGGGGCAGCCTGCTGCTCATTTTTAGCCTGAGCGCCCTCTGTGGAGGCTGGGGCACTCTGAGGCCTGTGCTTGGATGTGCTCAGCTTTCTCTTGCCTGGATTACCAGCAGCCTTTTTTGCAGGTGCTGGGGACCTTGGCCACACTCTGCTGCCTCTTAGCACAATCCCTTGCCCTTCAAAGTGAGGGGGCCCAAAAGCACTGTGGGCCTGGGCTTTCCCCCCTCGCCCATAAAGCATGTTCTGTGAGCTCCTCACCACAGGACCCCAGGGGCAGCCATGCTGCTTCCCAGGACTCCTGTGGGAGAGCCCTTGGCCTCTCTGACTGCAGGCTTCAAAGCGAAGGCTCTGGCAAGGGCTGGAGCTGGCCTGTTCTTTGGGAACCTTTGGAGCCTCCATGCTGGTTCTTTGACCTTGTGGCCTGCTTCCTGGAAACAAGTGCCTTCCCTCGCCCAGAACATCCAGTGCCACCTTGAGGGCTCCCTTGTATGCTCTGGTCTGCCCTGGCAAGCCCCTGCCCTGTGACCCCTTCCCTGCCAAGGAGGCCACAGCCAAGATTTTGCACTTGGTTAGGGCCTTCGCCTCGGTGCTCCTCACTCTCGTCTTCTCACCCACTGACAGGATTTGAACCTTCAGGAAAGGTGCCCCTCTCCCCTTACtatgggctgaggtcctgggtcTCGACAAGACCCTTGCAGGCCACAGCTGGCCCTTCCATTTGCAGAGCACATACTCTGCAGAGTCCATGGTGACTGGACTCTGGGGCTGTGCTGATCACGAACCAAAGGGTTGTGGTGGGTTCCTTGACTGCCTGCG contains:
- the LOC127186396 gene encoding PWWP domain-containing DNA repair factor 3A-like, whose product is MDSAEYVLCKWKGQLWPARVLSRPRTSAHSKGRGAPFLKVQILSVGEKTRVRSTEAKALTKCKILAVASLAGKGSQGRGLPGQTRAYKGALKVALDVLGEGRHLFPGSRPQGQRTSMEAPKVPKEQASSSPCQSLRFEACSQRGQGLSHRSPGKQHGCPWGPVVRSSQNMLYGRGGKAQAHSAFGPPHFEGQGIVLRGSRVWPRSPAPAKKAAGNPGKRKLSTSKHRPQSAPASTEGAQAKNEQQAAPGPPRRRRRKRRRRHISILLKALKPQARAPCAGLEIQAIGGQRKKTALPEDKKDPSPGTLKPDAKGASAACLPPNRRLRRSLRLASTKRKIHVLCPLCRVPELETQVHSKAASTRFQRTGAVIQEDRQATKVASSARGPNTIEGGMLVWFKCQDLPFWPAVVKSVSQHDKMARVLLIEGSMQLERRGVRVPLCKLKPLDCGEKRSLLRRASRVYGPGISWCFSVIDHYREGLACGSSLGSFMDYYTSPASSPLRRAIQEGDLHIDFPKVSYADLEDWEEETTLAGKGPCRKLLPDRTRAAWDRANKKIVDFIVKRKGADQHLLDIVKGRKQSKRLDDLRTSKRDVFCVETYLEDDDQLHLVARHLQEIAKEADEALLSLTRGDIVRFTIEVLLPEAIICSIAALEELSYKEAEEKYLRGPPVHYREKELFDKTILKAACKRSAARFCWPAPLLRLAPLLRRDLPPFSRSP